Genomic segment of Synechococcus sp. A18-25c:
GGTTGAAGGGTTTGCAGCCAGCGATCACTCAGCTGCTGTAATCACACGTCCAACGAGAACGATGAAAACTGCGGGGAAAACAATTCCGATGATCGGAACAAAGATCACCGGCAGCCATGCGGCTGCAAATTCTCCAGTCATGGCAGCGGCCAAAAGGTCCGCCGTTACTGTAGGGACTGCCTTTCTGCCGGTCTCAGACCAGGCGGATCGGCGACATAAAAGTTCAATCCATTCGGCCTTCGCCTTTCAGTGCCCATGACTCAGCTCCTTGCAGGTGGTGCCGCACTCGTGCTGATGGCTGTGCTTTGGGGGCTGGGCCGTCGCCCTGGAAAAGTCCTCTTGCGCAGCACGGATGCAGCGTCGGTGGCGGCGATCAATCGGGCACAGCTGGGGGTGGTTGAAACCGTGCTGATTCAGGAGAACGATGCCTCCCCAGTTGAGTCAGCCAGCGCCGAGGTCGCAGCGGATCAGTTCCGGCCTCCATCGGGTGTGTCGGAGCGCATCGCCTTGGAACGTCACTTGCGCCAAGCCATGCAACAAGGCGATCCCCTGCTCAGACTTGACGCCATCGTTGAAGCCGGTGTCTGGGGGCATAGGAATGCCTTGCCACTGCTGCGCCGTGGTTTGCGTGACGCGGACAGCCGTGTTGTTGAAGCAGCTGCAGCGGCGATTGCTCGTCACCGAGGGGCCATGAGGGTGCCCGCGGTTCAAGTGGCTCGACCGCCTCGCAACGTGGCGCGGATGCGGTAAATCGGCCGTCCTTGGCTTTCGTGATACGTGCGAATCAGGAGCTCCGCGAGCAGTCCGAAGCAGAACAACTGGATCCCCGCAAGCCCAAGCACCACGGCCATCGTCAACAAAGGACGGTTGCCGATGTCCGCGCCCATTAGCTTGATCACCAACAGGTAAGAGCTCGCGACAAGGCTGGTGGCAATGGCAATCAGTCCCCCGAATCCGAACACATACATGGGTCGGGTGAGAAAGCGCTTCATAAACCACACCGTGAGCAGATCCATCAGCACGCGGAAGGTGCGGTCAATGCCGTACTTGCTGGTTCCGTATTGGCGGGCCCGGTGATTCACCTTCACCTCGGTAATGCGAGCCCCCTCGATGAAGGCCAGTGCGGGGAGAAAGCGATGCAGTTCCCCGTAGAGCCGCATGTCAGAGAGCACATCGCGGTCGTAGGCCTTCAGTGAACAGCCGTAATCGTGGAGCCGCACGCCGGTCACGCGGCCGATCAGTCGATTGGCCAGCCGCGAAGGGAGTTTGCGCTGAAGCTCCGCATCCTGGCGATCGAAGCGCCAGCCACTCACCAGGTCGAAGCCCTCACGCAGCTTGTTCAGCAGCTGTGGAATGTCGGCGGGATCGTTTTGAAGATCCCCATCCAGACTCACGATCACTTGCCCCTGAGCGACATCGAAACCGGCGGCCATGGCTGCGGTCTGGCCGTAGTTCTTGCGCAGCAACACGCCGACCAGTTCGGGAACCTCGGCACTGATGCGCTCCAGAACATGGGAGGTTCCATCGGTCGACCCGTCGTTCACGAGCACCAGCTCGAAGCGTTCACCAGTCGGTCGAAGCGCTGTCAGGAGCTGCTCCACCAGCTCCGGCAGGCTTTCCTCTTCGTTGTAAAGGGGAACCACGACCGAAAGGTCCAGCCCAGCCGTCATCGAAATCCGATCGATTTCAGAGCAACTTAATCGGCGTCAGTGAACACACCTGCAGGCCAGAGCTTGATGGCCTGTTTTGCTCTCAGGGCAAGGTGCTCCCGTCATGGCAGCGAGTAACCCGCCCCGCCCCGCGTAGTTCCGCTCTGTAGTGGCTGGCCACGGGATGACCATCAGCAGGATCAAGGCTGTCGATGCCAATGCCATTGCGGCCATGGTCACGGCCAGAGCTGTGTAGGTACCGACCATCTCCCAGATGGATCCCCACATGGGTGCAGCGCTCCGGCTGGCCGAAGAAAATCAGATCACCCGGTCGCAGTTGGCCCGCATCCTGTGGGCTTACAGCCACCGGATGGCAGAACCGTTCCTGCTGGTAGGCATCACGAGGTAGCCAGATCCCGGCACTGGCGAAGGCGGTCTGAACCAGGCCGGAACAGTCGAGATCAGGACCGATGGTCCCTCCCCAGAGATAGGTGTTGCGGCGCTTCGAGGCCATGGTCAGCCAGGCGAGAACGTCGCTGAGGCGAGCGCTGATGGCATCGGCGCT
This window contains:
- a CDS encoding glycosyltransferase family 2 protein, encoding MTAGLDLSVVVPLYNEEESLPELVEQLLTALRPTGERFELVLVNDGSTDGTSHVLERISAEVPELVGVLLRKNYGQTAAMAAGFDVAQGQVIVSLDGDLQNDPADIPQLLNKLREGFDLVSGWRFDRQDAELQRKLPSRLANRLIGRVTGVRLHDYGCSLKAYDRDVLSDMRLYGELHRFLPALAFIEGARITEVKVNHRARQYGTSKYGIDRTFRVLMDLLTVWFMKRFLTRPMYVFGFGGLIAIATSLVASSYLLVIKLMGADIGNRPLLTMAVVLGLAGIQLFCFGLLAELLIRTYHESQGRPIYRIRATLRGGRAT
- a CDS encoding photosystem I reaction center subunit VIII — translated: MTGEFAAAWLPVIFVPIIGIVFPAVFIVLVGRVITAAE
- a CDS encoding C40 family peptidase, whose product is MPTLGTPIAPDLIRVGSCWSLGRDLNGYAQNHGEGLATQAAAGRRCKVIEPLEPDAHDRMRVVLMEDGYPCWLSLSELDGQAVACSAWEPHLLSADAISARLSDVLAWLTMASKRRNTYLWGGTIGPDLDCSGLVQTAFASAGIWLPRDAYQQERFCHPVAVSPQDAGQLRPGDLIFFGQPERCTHVGIHLGDGRYLHSSGRDHGRNGIGIDSLDPADGHPVASHYRAELRGAGRVTRCHDGSTLP